A single region of the Kocuria rosea genome encodes:
- a CDS encoding sensor histidine kinase: protein MRSRRHPSRLAVDLVAVPVLWGIELQITWDRTAEPDATATWVVVLTAALLYLPLFWRRRRPLTVLALVSLGAVAVPLLGFAFHPVFCVWLALFAAAAHCSDRNALLGLALAFLPVATSVQATVRDTPDLSMRVATFVVAALFLTVAHVVVFGVGRWVRWSVAQRALVARLAAARAEAEERQRIARELHDVVAHAVSLMVLQAGGAERVMDRDPERARAALRQVDELGEQAVTELRRMLGLLSPAPSDAAQTAPEPVGLQRLDSLLDHLRTAGREVELCVAGEPGALEPAVDEAAYRIAQEALTNAVKHAAPDRPVRVALDWGPRDVELSVRTDGAGARGRLSARLSTGHGVRGMAERARAVGGEATAGPDPNGGYLVSARLPVRPPGPGDAAAQDAAATTAATGRGEGTG from the coding sequence ATGAGATCCCGGAGGCACCCCTCGCGCCTGGCCGTGGACCTCGTCGCGGTACCGGTGCTGTGGGGCATCGAGCTCCAGATCACGTGGGACCGCACGGCGGAGCCGGACGCGACCGCCACCTGGGTGGTCGTCCTCACGGCGGCGCTGCTGTACCTGCCCCTGTTCTGGCGCCGGCGCCGGCCCCTGACGGTGCTGGCCCTGGTGTCGCTGGGCGCCGTGGCCGTCCCCCTGCTCGGCTTCGCGTTCCACCCCGTCTTCTGCGTCTGGCTGGCCCTCTTCGCGGCGGCCGCGCACTGCTCCGACCGGAACGCCCTCCTCGGCCTGGCGCTCGCGTTCCTGCCGGTCGCCACGAGCGTGCAGGCCACCGTCCGGGACACTCCCGACCTGTCGATGCGGGTGGCCACGTTCGTCGTCGCCGCGCTGTTCCTCACCGTGGCCCACGTGGTCGTCTTCGGCGTGGGCCGGTGGGTCCGCTGGAGCGTGGCCCAGCGGGCGCTCGTGGCCCGGCTGGCCGCCGCCCGGGCCGAGGCCGAGGAGCGCCAGCGCATCGCCCGCGAGCTGCACGACGTCGTGGCCCACGCGGTGAGCCTCATGGTGCTGCAGGCCGGAGGGGCCGAGCGCGTGATGGACCGGGACCCGGAGCGGGCGCGGGCGGCGCTGCGGCAGGTCGACGAGCTCGGGGAGCAGGCCGTCACGGAGCTGCGGCGCATGCTGGGCCTGCTCTCCCCGGCGCCGTCCGATGCGGCGCAGACCGCGCCGGAGCCAGTGGGCCTGCAGCGATTGGACAGCCTGCTCGACCACCTGCGCACGGCGGGCCGTGAGGTGGAGCTCTGCGTGGCGGGCGAGCCCGGGGCCCTGGAGCCGGCGGTGGACGAGGCCGCGTACCGGATCGCGCAGGAGGCGCTGACCAACGCGGTCAAGCACGCCGCCCCGGACCGCCCGGTCCGGGTCGCCCTCGACTGGGGCCCCCGGGACGTCGAGCTCTCCGTCCGCACGGACGGCGCCGGGGCCCGGGGCCGGCTCTCCGCGCGGCTGTCGACCGGGCACGGGGTGCGGGGGATGGCGGAGCGGGCCCGGGCGGTGGGCGGCGAGGCGACGGCCGGGCCCGATCCGAACGGGGGGTACCTGGTGTCCGCGCGGCTGCCCGTCCGGCCGCCCGGCCCCGGCGACGCCGCGGCGCAGGACGCCGCGGCGACCACGGCGGCCACCGGCCGCGGGGAGGGCACCGGATGA
- a CDS encoding permease prefix domain 1-containing protein, with amino-acid sequence MSASTLPPRTESYLHEVARRLPPRAREDVSRELRGTVADMVDDGVAHGLPPAEAERRALEELGDPALLAEDYGPGPRHLIGPEHYHDFLELLKVLVPVLAGLFGGLTLIGRLFGEAGREDLVTYLVLSLAPAVGAAIQGALMGAGIAVVVFAVVERTEVAEAVERGSRGETGAAAEAPPRWTVEQLPPPRPERDSTVGELVWATIALGLAFAAPFLLSRPLLREGPLAGEPLLDPAVWTPWVPLYLGIVLLAWGWELLRFFRRRWSWALFGVGAVLDLAMAALLITVLRTESVVNPVFRERGWVGEEFAQIGVALVVVVTVWDLVASFLACRRSTGRRR; translated from the coding sequence ATGTCCGCCAGCACCCTCCCCCCGCGCACCGAGAGCTATCTCCACGAGGTCGCCCGGCGCCTGCCGCCCCGAGCCCGCGAGGACGTGTCCCGGGAGCTGCGGGGCACCGTCGCCGACATGGTCGACGACGGCGTGGCGCACGGCCTCCCGCCGGCCGAGGCGGAGCGCCGCGCCCTCGAGGAGCTCGGCGACCCCGCCCTGCTGGCCGAGGACTACGGCCCCGGCCCGCGGCACCTGATCGGGCCCGAGCACTACCACGACTTCCTCGAGCTGCTGAAGGTCCTGGTGCCCGTCCTGGCCGGCCTCTTCGGCGGGCTCACCCTGATCGGCCGGCTCTTCGGGGAGGCGGGGCGCGAGGACCTGGTCACCTACCTCGTGCTCTCGCTCGCCCCCGCGGTCGGTGCCGCGATCCAGGGGGCGCTCATGGGGGCGGGCATCGCCGTCGTCGTCTTCGCCGTGGTGGAGCGTACGGAGGTCGCGGAGGCGGTGGAGCGCGGCTCCCGGGGGGAGACCGGGGCGGCGGCGGAGGCGCCCCCGCGCTGGACGGTCGAGCAGCTGCCGCCGCCGCGCCCGGAGCGGGACTCGACCGTGGGGGAGCTGGTCTGGGCCACCATCGCCCTGGGCCTGGCCTTCGCCGCGCCGTTCCTGCTCTCGCGGCCGCTGCTCCGTGAGGGCCCGCTCGCCGGCGAGCCCCTGCTCGACCCCGCCGTGTGGACGCCCTGGGTGCCGCTCTACCTGGGGATCGTGCTGCTGGCCTGGGGGTGGGAGCTGCTGCGCTTCTTCCGCCGCCGCTGGTCCTGGGCGCTGTTCGGGGTCGGCGCCGTCCTGGACCTCGCCATGGCCGCGCTGCTCATCACCGTGCTGCGCACCGAGTCCGTGGTGAACCCGGTCTTCCGCGAGCGCGGCTGGGTGGGCGAGGAGTTCGCGCAGATCGGGGTCGCGCTCGTGGTGGTCGTCACCGTCTGGGACCTCGTGGCGAGCTTCCTCGCCTGCCGCCGGTCGACGGGCCGGCGGCGCTGA
- a CDS encoding PadR family transcriptional regulator, translating to MAAEPSDPIVASHFQELRRGTVVLACLLVLDEPRYGYALLRTLGDAGLDVEANTLYPLLRRLEAQGLLESDWNTDESRPRKFYRITGPGARVRDALEAERLRLHAALSTLARPTRPED from the coding sequence ATGGCAGCTGAACCGAGCGACCCGATCGTGGCCTCCCACTTCCAGGAGCTGCGCCGCGGCACGGTGGTCCTGGCCTGCCTGCTCGTCCTGGACGAGCCCCGCTACGGCTACGCCCTGCTCCGGACCCTCGGTGACGCGGGGCTCGACGTCGAGGCCAACACGCTCTACCCGCTGCTGCGCCGGCTCGAGGCGCAGGGCCTGCTCGAGAGCGACTGGAACACCGACGAGTCCCGGCCCCGTAAGTTCTACCGGATCACCGGTCCGGGGGCCCGTGTCCGGGACGCCCTCGAGGCCGAGCGGCTCCGGCTGCACGCCGCCCTGTCCACCCTCGCCCGCCCCACTCGTCCCGAGGACTGA
- a CDS encoding ChaB family protein, whose product MPKTGKDDHAKKSELPSTLQRSGQKAQDTFAKTYDSALEEYGDEERAARTAYSALKHTHEKVGDHWEGKEEYGPSDEHAAGGRDSRAETAGGVDANSSKEHLYEVAKRLDVEGRSYMTKKELVDAIRKANDAATRRARED is encoded by the coding sequence GTGCCCAAGACCGGCAAGGACGACCACGCCAAGAAGAGCGAACTGCCCTCCACCCTGCAGCGCTCGGGGCAGAAGGCGCAGGACACGTTCGCCAAGACCTACGACTCCGCGCTCGAGGAGTACGGCGACGAGGAGCGCGCGGCGCGCACGGCCTACAGCGCGCTCAAGCACACCCACGAGAAGGTCGGCGACCACTGGGAGGGCAAGGAGGAGTACGGGCCCTCCGACGAGCACGCCGCGGGCGGCCGCGACTCCCGCGCGGAGACCGCCGGCGGGGTCGACGCGAACTCCTCGAAGGAGCACCTCTACGAGGTGGCGAAGCGGCTCGACGTGGAGGGGCGCTCCTACATGACCAAGAAGGAGCTCGTCGACGCGATCCGGAAGGCCAACGACGCCGCGACGCGCCGGGCCCGCGAGGACTGA
- a CDS encoding response regulator, protein MTRGAEPAPVRVLLVDDEAMVRSGLAMLLTAEPDLIVVGEAPDGAEAVEETARLQPDVVVMDVRMPGTDGVAATRVLTSDAFLDRVPNVPAVLVLTTFDEDAAVHAALRAGASGFILKSSAPKVLADAVRSLARGGGWLDPDVTRRLLTEFGRGPDPSAPPPERLQQLTRREREVLVAVAHGLTNSEIARRLFLSEATVKTHVHRIFLKLGVSERAQAVTAAFKSGLVKPTDRF, encoded by the coding sequence ATGACACGGGGCGCGGAACCCGCACCCGTCCGGGTGCTCCTGGTGGACGACGAGGCGATGGTGCGCTCCGGGCTGGCCATGCTCCTCACGGCCGAGCCGGACCTGATCGTCGTCGGGGAGGCCCCCGACGGCGCTGAGGCCGTCGAGGAGACCGCGCGGCTGCAGCCGGACGTGGTGGTCATGGACGTGCGCATGCCCGGCACGGACGGGGTGGCCGCCACCCGGGTGCTCACCTCCGACGCGTTCCTGGACCGGGTGCCGAACGTCCCCGCCGTCCTGGTGCTGACGACCTTCGACGAGGACGCCGCCGTCCACGCCGCCCTGCGGGCGGGCGCCTCCGGCTTCATCCTCAAGAGCTCCGCGCCGAAGGTCCTGGCGGACGCCGTCCGCTCGCTGGCCCGCGGCGGGGGCTGGCTGGACCCGGACGTGACCCGCAGGCTCCTGACCGAGTTCGGCCGCGGGCCCGACCCCTCCGCCCCTCCGCCGGAGCGGCTGCAGCAGCTGACCCGGCGGGAGCGCGAGGTCCTGGTCGCCGTCGCCCACGGCCTGACGAACTCGGAGATCGCCCGGCGCCTGTTCCTCAGCGAGGCGACCGTGAAGACCCACGTCCACCGGATCTTCCTGAAGCTGGGCGTCAGCGAGCGCGCCCAGGCGGTCACGGCGGCGTTCAAGAGCGGGCTCGTCAAGCCCACCGACCGCTTCTGA
- a CDS encoding NAD-dependent epimerase/dehydratase family protein, with protein MKIAILGGDGFCGWPAALHLSARGHDVVVVDNFSRRAIDVRLGTESLTPIRGLDERRAAWQELTGRRIGVAEIDLAEDYEAFLDLLVIERPDAVVHFAEQRAAPYSMRTPATKRYTVDNNVGATHNVLCAVVESGLDVHVVHLGTMGVYGYGTAGMRIPEGYLDVEVPGPHGTVPQQILYPSRPGSLYHMTKVLDQTMFAFYARNDRLRITDLHQGIVWGTGTAETALDERLVTRFDYDGDYGTVLNRFLVQAAVGHPLTVHGTGGQTRAFIHLQDMVRCVELALLHPPAAGDRVKIFNQMTETHRVRDLAELVAGLTGAEVEMVPNPRQESAENDLHVDNDAFLDLGLRPTTLSEGLLLEVERTAVRWAHRVDRSRIPATSVWNARRRPGIPARLARSAVPSTPAPMSAGA; from the coding sequence GTGAAGATCGCGATCCTCGGCGGCGACGGCTTCTGCGGCTGGCCCGCGGCCCTGCACCTGTCCGCGCGCGGCCACGACGTGGTGGTGGTCGACAACTTCTCCCGCCGCGCCATCGACGTCCGGCTCGGGACGGAGTCGCTGACGCCCATCCGCGGCCTCGACGAGCGCCGCGCGGCCTGGCAGGAGCTGACGGGCCGGCGGATCGGGGTCGCCGAGATCGACCTCGCCGAGGACTACGAGGCGTTCCTCGACCTCCTGGTCATCGAGCGCCCGGACGCCGTGGTGCACTTCGCGGAGCAGCGGGCGGCACCGTACTCCATGCGCACCCCGGCCACCAAGCGCTACACCGTGGACAACAACGTCGGCGCCACGCACAACGTGCTGTGCGCGGTCGTGGAGTCCGGGCTGGACGTCCACGTGGTGCACCTGGGCACCATGGGGGTCTACGGGTACGGCACCGCCGGGATGCGCATCCCGGAGGGCTACCTGGACGTGGAGGTCCCCGGACCGCACGGCACGGTGCCCCAGCAGATCCTCTACCCCTCCCGCCCCGGCTCGCTGTACCACATGACCAAGGTCCTGGACCAGACCATGTTCGCGTTCTACGCCAGGAACGACCGCCTGCGGATCACCGACCTGCACCAGGGCATCGTCTGGGGCACCGGCACCGCGGAGACGGCGCTCGACGAGCGGCTCGTCACCCGCTTCGACTACGACGGCGACTACGGCACGGTGCTCAACCGCTTCCTCGTCCAGGCGGCGGTCGGCCACCCGCTGACCGTGCACGGCACCGGCGGGCAGACCCGGGCGTTCATCCACCTCCAGGACATGGTCCGGTGCGTGGAGCTGGCCCTGCTCCACCCCCCGGCGGCCGGCGACCGCGTGAAGATCTTCAACCAGATGACGGAGACCCACCGGGTCCGCGACCTCGCGGAGCTCGTGGCCGGACTCACCGGCGCCGAGGTGGAGATGGTCCCCAACCCCCGGCAGGAGTCCGCGGAGAACGACCTGCACGTGGACAACGACGCGTTCCTGGACCTCGGCCTGCGGCCCACCACCCTGTCGGAGGGGCTGCTGCTCGAGGTCGAGCGGACCGCCGTGCGCTGGGCCCACCGCGTGGACCGCTCCCGCATCCCGGCGACGTCCGTGTGGAACGCCCGCCGGCGCCCGGGGATCCCGGCGCGGCTGGCCCGCTCCGCGGTCCCGTCCACGCCCGCGCCCATGTCCGCGGGCGCCTGA
- a CDS encoding nitroreductase family protein, whose translation MEFLDVVFNRRTTNGPFLPDRVSPEHQKLLLRTAAAAPSQFNSQPWRFVLVEDRGTIDRIARISADSMTQVMAEGSFFDRYKRYFRFSRQEMEEQRFGMLFDKLPAVLRPFTKKAFTPGGQAMMNRLRVPQTLGAENHKLVAGSPLLIGVMLDRREYRPGELSGFYSLFSMGAAMENLWLTTVELGMGIQFISFPMEAPARWAEVVNLLDVPEDLELMAVYRLGYVPEEHRRPAIDWSSRERRRISQYVFRESCATPQEGWDD comes from the coding sequence ATGGAGTTCCTCGACGTCGTCTTCAACCGCCGCACCACCAACGGCCCGTTCCTGCCGGACCGGGTGTCCCCGGAGCATCAGAAGCTGCTGCTGCGCACGGCGGCGGCCGCACCCTCCCAGTTCAACAGCCAGCCGTGGCGCTTCGTGCTGGTCGAGGACCGGGGGACCATCGACCGGATCGCCCGGATCAGCGCCGACTCGATGACGCAGGTGATGGCCGAGGGGAGCTTCTTCGACCGGTACAAGCGCTACTTCCGCTTCAGCAGGCAGGAGATGGAGGAGCAGCGCTTCGGGATGCTCTTCGACAAGCTGCCCGCGGTGCTGCGCCCCTTCACCAAGAAGGCGTTCACCCCGGGCGGGCAGGCGATGATGAACCGGCTGCGGGTGCCCCAGACCCTGGGCGCGGAGAACCACAAGCTCGTGGCGGGCTCCCCCCTGCTGATCGGCGTGATGCTCGACCGCCGCGAGTACCGGCCCGGGGAGCTCTCCGGGTTCTACTCGCTGTTCTCGATGGGCGCGGCCATGGAGAACCTCTGGCTGACCACCGTGGAGCTCGGCATGGGCATCCAGTTCATCTCCTTCCCCATGGAGGCGCCCGCCCGGTGGGCCGAGGTCGTGAACCTGCTGGACGTGCCCGAGGACCTCGAGCTCATGGCCGTCTACCGCCTGGGCTACGTCCCCGAGGAGCACCGCCGCCCGGCCATCGACTGGTCCAGCCGGGAGCGGCGCCGGATCTCCCAGTACGTCTTCCGGGAGTCCTGCGCCACGCCGCAGGAGGGCTGGGACGACTGA
- a CDS encoding Lrp/AsnC family transcriptional regulator, translated as MTNGGAAAGPLDATDRRILAALDEDPRMTVLALAQRTGLARGTIHARLERYRASPALRPHSTRVTPAALGYGLAASVAVELDQHQLDEAIAGLQAIPQVIEVFAPAGQTDLLCRVVAKDPEDLYRVSEEIRLCPGILRTSTSMFLRTVIPYRVAPLLAGDEVLGRGGVSSGRPRP; from the coding sequence ATGACGAACGGCGGGGCGGCAGCGGGTCCGCTGGACGCGACGGACCGGAGGATCCTGGCGGCGCTGGACGAGGACCCGCGGATGACGGTGCTGGCCCTGGCCCAGCGCACCGGTCTGGCGCGCGGGACGATCCACGCCCGGCTCGAGCGCTACCGCGCGAGCCCCGCGCTGCGCCCGCACAGCACCCGGGTGACGCCCGCGGCGCTCGGCTACGGCCTGGCCGCGAGCGTGGCCGTGGAGCTCGACCAGCACCAGCTCGACGAGGCGATCGCGGGACTGCAGGCGATCCCGCAGGTCATCGAGGTGTTCGCCCCCGCGGGGCAGACGGACCTGCTGTGCCGGGTGGTGGCGAAGGATCCCGAGGACCTCTACCGGGTCTCCGAGGAGATCCGGCTGTGCCCCGGCATCCTGCGGACCTCCACGAGCATGTTCCTGCGCACGGTCATCCCGTACCGGGTGGCGCCGCTGCTCGCGGGGGACGAGGTCCTGGGGAGGGGCGGGGTCAGTTCCGGGCGGCCGCGCCCATGA
- a CDS encoding methyltransferase domain-containing protein: protein MPSVQPRARPDLSRRDAELRELMDDPCCDLAALRRTYARFDVVNSLVAGWAATYRRRIRPLAVPGRPLTLLDVGAGGGDVARALARWAQRDGIDLRVTGIDPDARAHEWASARTRRWSARHPRAVPPVFRRVTSRELVAAGETFDVVVSNHLLHHLDPGPVRDLAADSEHLAGRLVLHNDLVRSPAAYRLYSVGVLPLAPGSFLRTDGLRSLRRAYLPHELRELTGPGWEVLPGSFGHQQLVQDRSLAVHVRPPR from the coding sequence ATGCCCTCCGTCCAGCCGCGCGCCCGGCCCGACCTCTCCCGGCGGGACGCCGAGCTGCGCGAGCTCATGGACGACCCCTGCTGCGACCTCGCCGCGCTGCGGCGCACCTACGCACGCTTCGACGTGGTCAACTCCCTGGTCGCCGGGTGGGCCGCGACCTACCGGCGCCGGATCCGGCCCCTGGCCGTGCCCGGCCGGCCGCTGACCCTCCTGGACGTCGGCGCCGGCGGCGGGGACGTGGCACGCGCCCTGGCCCGGTGGGCGCAGCGGGACGGGATCGACCTGCGGGTCACCGGCATCGACCCGGACGCCCGCGCCCACGAGTGGGCCTCGGCGCGGACCCGCCGCTGGTCGGCCCGGCACCCGCGGGCAGTGCCCCCGGTCTTCCGGCGGGTCACCAGCCGGGAGCTGGTCGCGGCCGGCGAGACGTTCGACGTGGTGGTCTCCAACCACCTGCTCCACCACCTGGACCCGGGGCCGGTGCGGGACCTCGCGGCGGACTCGGAGCACCTGGCCGGCCGGCTCGTGCTGCACAACGACCTCGTGCGCAGCCCGGCGGCCTACCGGCTGTACTCGGTGGGCGTGCTGCCCCTGGCCCCGGGCTCCTTCCTGCGCACCGACGGGCTGCGGTCCCTGCGCCGTGCCTACCTGCCCCACGAGCTGCGCGAGCTGACCGGTCCGGGCTGGGAGGTGCTCCCCGGTTCGTTCGGGCACCAGCAGCTGGTCCAGGACCGTTCACTCGCGGTTCACGTGCGTCCTCCACGCTGA
- a CDS encoding SRPBCC family protein: protein MSTKVEKNVVVDVPLSTVYNQWTQFEDFPHFMNGVQSVTQLGADRLQWVAELGGVRRQWDAKIVEQVPDSRVSWAATEGATNAGTVTFRDAGNGRTEVHLVLEYEPEGLVEKVGDKLNVVENQAEGDLERFKKFIEAEGYATGAWRGSVNEGAPVGTPGVEHAAASRGDDGKAGVSGKAVAAGVAAAGVAAAGVAAAAKKKDSGPDTEPVTFESTAPPAAPAAPVAPVAPGAPGETVTGEVPPIPPVDETLADGTVDADPGVDPATRRIDDRPAGGPL, encoded by the coding sequence ATGAGCACCAAGGTCGAGAAGAATGTCGTGGTCGACGTGCCGCTGAGCACCGTGTACAACCAGTGGACCCAGTTCGAGGACTTCCCCCACTTCATGAACGGCGTGCAGAGCGTGACCCAGCTCGGCGCCGACCGCCTCCAGTGGGTCGCCGAGCTCGGCGGCGTCCGCCGGCAGTGGGATGCGAAGATCGTGGAGCAGGTCCCCGACAGCCGGGTCTCCTGGGCCGCCACCGAGGGCGCCACCAACGCCGGCACCGTGACGTTCCGCGACGCCGGCAACGGGCGGACCGAGGTGCACCTGGTCCTCGAGTACGAGCCCGAGGGCCTCGTGGAGAAGGTCGGCGACAAGCTCAACGTGGTCGAGAACCAGGCCGAGGGCGACCTCGAGCGGTTCAAGAAGTTCATCGAGGCCGAGGGCTACGCGACCGGCGCCTGGCGGGGCTCCGTCAACGAGGGCGCCCCGGTCGGCACGCCCGGCGTGGAGCACGCCGCGGCCTCCCGCGGTGACGACGGCAAGGCCGGGGTCTCGGGCAAGGCGGTCGCCGCGGGCGTCGCCGCGGCCGGGGTGGCCGCCGCCGGGGTCGCGGCCGCGGCGAAGAAGAAGGACTCCGGCCCGGACACGGAGCCGGTGACCTTCGAGTCGACCGCGCCCCCGGCGGCGCCGGCCGCACCGGTGGCACCGGTGGCGCCGGGGGCTCCCGGGGAGACCGTGACCGGGGAGGTCCCGCCGATCCCGCCCGTGGACGAGACGCTCGCCGACGGCACCGTCGACGCGGACCCGGGCGTGGACCCCGCCACCCGGCGCATCGACGACCGCCCCGCGGGCGGCCCGCTCTGA
- the ilvD gene encoding dihydroxy-acid dehydratase, translating into MSPDMKPRSRQVTDGIDATASRGMLRAVGMGDADWEKPQIGIASSWNEITPCNLSLDRLAQGCKEGVHAGGGYPLQFGTISVSDGISMGHVGMHFSLVSREVIADSVETVMQAERLDGSVLLAGCDKSLPGMLMAAARLDLASVFLYAGTIAPGWVKLTDGTEKDVTLIDAFEAVGACKAGLMGRTDLDRIERAICPGEGACGGMYTANTMASVAEALGMSLPGSAAPPSADRRRDQFAHRSGEAVVEMLRQGITARDVLTKEAFENAVTVLMALGGSTNAVLHLLAIAHEAEVDLTLEDFNRIGDRVPHLADLKPFGRYVMNDVDRHGGIPVVMKALLDAGLLHGDALTVTGRTVAENLAALDPGPLDGDVIRRLDNPIHRTGGITVLHGSLAPEGAVVKSAGFDAEVFEGPARVFEREQAAMDALEAGEITAGDVLVIRYEGPKGGPGMREMLAITGAIKGAGLGKDVLLLTDGRFSGGTTGLCIGHIAPEAVDAGPVAFLRDGDRIRVDLTARSLDLLVDAEELARRRSGWAPLRPQYEGGVLGKYVKLVRSASLGAVTG; encoded by the coding sequence ATGAGCCCCGACATGAAGCCCCGCAGCCGTCAGGTGACCGACGGCATCGACGCGACCGCCAGCCGCGGCATGCTCCGCGCCGTGGGCATGGGCGACGCCGACTGGGAGAAGCCCCAGATCGGCATCGCGAGCTCCTGGAACGAGATCACCCCCTGCAACCTCTCCCTGGACCGGCTCGCCCAGGGCTGCAAGGAGGGCGTCCACGCCGGCGGCGGCTACCCCCTCCAGTTCGGCACGATCTCGGTCTCGGACGGGATCTCGATGGGCCACGTGGGGATGCACTTCTCGCTGGTCTCGCGCGAGGTCATCGCGGACTCCGTGGAGACGGTGATGCAGGCGGAGCGCCTCGACGGGTCCGTCCTGCTGGCCGGGTGCGACAAGTCCCTGCCGGGCATGCTCATGGCCGCCGCGCGCCTGGACCTGGCCTCGGTGTTCCTCTACGCGGGGACCATCGCCCCGGGGTGGGTGAAGCTCACCGACGGGACCGAGAAGGACGTCACCCTCATCGACGCGTTCGAGGCCGTGGGCGCGTGCAAGGCGGGCCTGATGGGCAGGACGGACCTCGACCGCATCGAGCGGGCCATCTGCCCGGGCGAGGGCGCCTGCGGCGGGATGTACACGGCCAACACGATGGCCTCCGTGGCCGAGGCCCTGGGCATGAGCCTGCCCGGCTCCGCGGCCCCGCCCTCGGCGGACCGGCGGCGCGACCAGTTCGCCCACCGCTCCGGGGAGGCCGTCGTCGAGATGCTCCGGCAGGGCATCACGGCCCGGGACGTCCTGACGAAGGAGGCCTTCGAGAACGCCGTCACCGTGCTCATGGCCCTCGGCGGGTCCACCAACGCCGTCCTGCACCTGCTGGCCATCGCCCACGAGGCGGAGGTGGATCTCACCCTCGAGGACTTCAACCGGATCGGGGACCGCGTCCCGCACCTCGCGGACCTCAAGCCGTTCGGCCGGTACGTCATGAACGACGTCGACCGGCACGGCGGCATCCCGGTGGTCATGAAGGCCCTGCTCGACGCCGGGCTGCTGCACGGGGACGCCCTCACCGTGACCGGCCGCACGGTGGCCGAGAACCTGGCCGCCCTGGACCCCGGGCCCCTGGACGGCGACGTGATCCGCAGGCTCGACAACCCGATCCACCGCACGGGCGGGATCACCGTCCTGCACGGCTCCCTGGCGCCGGAGGGCGCGGTGGTGAAGTCCGCGGGCTTCGACGCCGAGGTCTTCGAGGGCCCGGCCCGCGTCTTCGAGCGCGAGCAGGCCGCGATGGACGCCCTGGAGGCCGGGGAGATCACGGCCGGGGACGTGCTCGTGATCCGCTACGAGGGCCCCAAGGGCGGCCCCGGCATGCGCGAGATGCTGGCCATCACCGGGGCGATCAAGGGCGCGGGGCTGGGCAAGGACGTCCTGCTGCTCACGGACGGCCGGTTCTCGGGCGGCACCACGGGTCTGTGCATCGGCCACATCGCGCCGGAGGCCGTCGACGCCGGACCGGTCGCGTTCCTGCGCGACGGCGACCGGATCCGGGTGGACCTGACGGCCCGCTCCCTGGACCTGCTGGTGGACGCCGAGGAGCTGGCGCGGCGGCGCAGCGGCTGGGCCCCCTTGCGCCCGCAGTACGAGGGCGGCGTGCTGGGCAAGTACGTCAAGCTGGTGCGCTCGGCCTCGCTGGGCGCCGTCACCGGCTGA
- a CDS encoding SDR family oxidoreductase, whose translation MPEAPVSQHARAMADDEGGMPEQQQTPPGLTAAMDPVPDHGEASWEGRGRLEGLKALITGGDSGIGRAVAIAFAREGADVAINYLPEEQEDAQDVVGWIEKAGRTAVLVPGDVREEQSCRDIVDRAVEGLGGLNVVVNNAGFHWARGEAGLKGLATEDLERAVRTNLYGTLWISRAALPHLGRGDSIINTTSVQAYDPSVSMIDYAATKAALNNVTANLAAELGPEGIRVNAVAPGPVWTPLGPATKEPGAVANMGKETPLGRIGQPAELAGAYVFLASPAEASYVSGTVLGVTGGMPVF comes from the coding sequence ATGCCCGAGGCACCCGTCTCCCAGCACGCCCGCGCGATGGCCGACGACGAGGGCGGGATGCCCGAGCAGCAGCAGACGCCCCCGGGGCTGACCGCCGCCATGGACCCCGTCCCCGACCACGGCGAGGCGTCCTGGGAGGGCAGGGGCCGGCTCGAGGGGCTCAAGGCCCTCATCACCGGCGGGGACTCCGGGATCGGCCGCGCCGTGGCCATCGCGTTCGCGCGGGAGGGGGCCGACGTCGCGATCAACTACCTGCCCGAGGAGCAGGAGGACGCCCAGGACGTGGTGGGGTGGATCGAGAAGGCCGGCCGCACCGCCGTCCTGGTCCCCGGCGACGTGCGCGAGGAGCAGAGCTGCCGGGACATCGTGGACCGGGCGGTCGAGGGCCTCGGCGGGCTCAACGTGGTCGTCAACAACGCGGGCTTCCACTGGGCCCGCGGGGAGGCGGGGCTCAAGGGCCTCGCCACGGAGGACCTCGAGCGCGCCGTGCGCACCAACCTCTACGGCACCCTCTGGATCAGCCGGGCGGCGCTGCCGCACCTCGGCCGCGGGGACAGCATCATCAATACCACGTCCGTGCAGGCCTACGACCCGTCCGTGTCGATGATCGACTACGCGGCCACGAAGGCCGCGCTGAACAACGTCACCGCCAACCTCGCCGCCGAGCTGGGGCCCGAGGGCATCCGCGTCAACGCGGTCGCCCCCGGACCGGTGTGGACCCCGCTGGGGCCCGCCACGAAGGAGCCCGGAGCGGTCGCGAACATGGGCAAGGAGACGCCCCTGGGCCGGATCGGCCAGCCCGCCGAGCTGGCCGGCGCCTACGTCTTCCTCGCGAGCCCGGCCGAGGCCAGCTACGTCAGCGGCACCGTCCTCGGCGTCACCGGCGGCATGCCCGTCTTCTGA